A stretch of Primulina tabacum isolate GXHZ01 chromosome 13, ASM2559414v2, whole genome shotgun sequence DNA encodes these proteins:
- the LOC142522025 gene encoding uncharacterized protein LOC142522025, with translation MNLHFSSHAVNKNYVFLICNALLVFLSKTSGLLRSSSGFDLNDMLQKRVGDGILLQTYNNATNEPSFLQRPQEEDEEGERILIIEETKDQISMESDEEYLRGICDDHDFEADADKIHEEDTENCSLAVDGMIEEEEEEEDKSMDQQQIAEEDALSTEELNKKFEEFIRKTKEEIMMNEVRQLIIVK, from the coding sequence ATGAATCTCCACTTCTCCTCCCATGCAGTGAACAAGAACTACGTATTTCTCATCTGCAACGCCCTCTTGGTTTTCCTGTCCAAAACCTCAGGTTTACTTCGTTCTTCTTCAGGTTTCGATCTCAACGACATGTTGCAGAAAAGGGTCGGCGATGGAATACTGCTGCAGACATATAACAATGCGACAAATGAACCCTCCTTTCTGCAGAGGCCACAGGAGGAAGACGAAGAAGGTGAAAGGATTCTGATTATTGAAGAGACAAAAGATCAGATTTCAATGGAGAGCGATGAAGAGTACTTACGTGGGATTTGTGATGATCATGATTTTGAAGCAGATGCAGATAAAATCCATGAAGAAGACACTGAAAATTGCTCACTTGCAGTTGACGGTATgatcgaagaagaagaagaagaagaagataaaTCCATGGATCAACAACAAATTGCGGAAGAAGATGCGTTGAGTACCGAagagttgaacaagaaattcgAAGAATTCATAAGGAAGACCAAGGAGGAGATCATGATGAATGAAGTTCGACAACTTATTATTGTCAAGTGA